A genomic stretch from Helianthus annuus cultivar XRQ/B chromosome 1, HanXRQr2.0-SUNRISE, whole genome shotgun sequence includes:
- the LOC110877380 gene encoding aspartate, glycine, lysine and serine-rich protein-like has protein sequence MVTTANPATITQAVTLAVSLTKDADRMKKLSLKITEKMETHAESSGDKKRKHSSLNQATQNNNKNSNNNKKHDSNPPHEAKTFAAANETGVKKYLGNLPKCDKCKYHHLGACRGPKCEKCGKLGHRTEDCRGRGNVGGNGNGNGNRNGNNAGNGNGNGNGNGTSNRNGNGNGRNQGCFGCGSKEHYTKDCPKENNAQGRAFVIGARNTCEDPNVVTDIPYFIELADGKLVKTGEVIKGSSFELGERKFDIDLLPVQLGCFDVVRLELKTRENASLDGNGMERITQGLERRTKEKFRGSTVKYGGYRNLL, from the exons ATGGTGACTACAGCAAACCCTGCCACCATTACccaggctgtaactctggctgtcagccttactaaAGATGCTGATAGGATGAAGAAGTTATCATTGAAGATAACTGAGAAAATGGAAACTCATGCTGAGTCGTCTGGGGATAAGAAAAGGAAGCACTCGAGCCTTAATCAAGCCACccaaaacaacaacaagaacTCCAATAACAACAAGAAGCATGATTCAAATCCACCCCATGAGGCGAAGACGTTTGCGGCTGCAAACGAAACTGGAGTTAAGAAGTATCTGGGTAACCTGCCCAAATGTGATAAATGCAAGTATCACCATCTGGGTGCTTGTCGTGGGCCGAAGTGTGAAAAGTGTGGTAAACTGGGTCATCGTACAGAGGATTGTCGGGGAAGAGGAAACGTAGGGGgaaatggtaatggtaatgggaATCGCAATGGTAACAATGCTGgcaatggaaatggaaatgggaatggtAATGGCACTAGTAATCGAAACGGAAATGGGAATGGACGTAACCAAGGATGTTTTGGATGTGGTAGTAAGGAGCACTACACGAAAGATTGCCCGAAGGAGAACAACGCTCAAGGTCGAGCATTTGTCATTGGAGCAAGGAACACCTGCGaagaccctaacgtggtcaccg atattccttatttcatagaattagctgatggtaaaCTTGTCAAAACGGGTGAAGTTATTAAAGGATCTTCGTTTGAACTTGGAGAACGAAAATTTGATATTGATCTGTTACCCGTCCAGTTGGGGTGTTTTGATGTT gtGCGTTTGGAGCTTAAAACGAGGGAAAATGCTTCTTTAGATGGGAATGGAATGGAGCGGATTACACAAGGATTGGAAAGAAGAACAAAGGAGAAGTTTCGGGGGTCCACCGTAAaatacggtggctaccgtaatttactgTAG